A part of Acropora palmata chromosome 8, jaAcrPala1.3, whole genome shotgun sequence genomic DNA contains:
- the LOC141890603 gene encoding uncharacterized protein LOC141890603 isoform X2: protein MAAECAIRTLDVAFRENGFHGSPLGLVRLVRNFTKKTKRATNRPEGISFAASSAYYGLETKLAKANSGERQWPLTFTLIASK from the exons ATGGCTGCGGAATGTGCGATCCGAACACTGGATGTTGCGTTTAGAGAGAACGg TTTCCATGGAAGTCCTTTGGGCCTTGTGCGGCTTGTCCGTAATTTCACTAAGAAAACGAAGAGAGCAACGAACAGGCCAGAAGGCATTTCTTTCGCCGCATCTTCGGCATATTATGG tttggaaacaaaattgGCAAAGGCCAATTCAGGGGAAAGGCAGTGGCCACTTACGTTTACCCTGATTGCCTCAAAGTAG
- the LOC141890603 gene encoding uncharacterized protein LOC141890603 isoform X1: MSSFKDIRDFLFAGYAHDMFDDKEFCLLYDFYQSKNPLFPYSSYASFDLEMDPAECCTEFRVEKWHTPLLADRLKKPTFQSPQRSVCDGIEGLCILLKRLSYPCRNSDMEHQFARPVPVLSMITNTVLEYIYDRHGHRLAQWNNQVMDPNHLQQYADAISAKGSPLDNCFGFVNGFVRPISRPGQHQRAVYNGQKRIHAMKYQSLALPNGIIGNLYVPIGI; the protein is encoded by the coding sequence ATGTCGTCCTTTAAAGACATCagggattttctttttgcaggaTATGCCCACGACATGTTTGATGACAAGGAATTTTGCCTTCTCTATGACTTTTATCAGTCGAAGAATCCGCTTTTTCCTTACAGCTCGTACGCATCATTTGATTTGGAGATGGATCCTGCTGAGTGTTGCACTGAGTTTCGAGTCGAGAAATGGCACACCCCCTTGCTGGCAGATAGGCTTAAGAAACCAACATTCCAAAGTCCACAGCGTTCCGTTTGTGATGGAATAGAAGGGTTATGTATCCTACTGAAGCGACTGTCGTATCCCTGTAGAAACAGTGATATGGAGCACCAGTTTGCAAGGCCAGTTCCTGTCTTAAGCATGATAACAAATACTGTTCTTGAGTACATCTATGACAGGCATGGCCACAGACTAGCTCAGTGGAATAACCAAGTTATGGACCCCAATCATTTACAGCAATATGCAGATGCAATTTCAGCAAAAGGCTCCCCGTTGGACAACTGCTTTGGTTTTGTCAATGGGTTCGTTAGACCAATAAGTCGCCCAGGACAGCACCAGAGAGCTGTATACAATGGACAGAAGAGAATCCATGCAATGAAATATCAATCTCTTGCATTACCCAATGGGATAATAGGAAACCTATATGTTCCAATAGGTATATAA
- the LOC141890162 gene encoding zinc finger MYM-type protein 1-like has translation MYIMKFLVILYFIKNDKFVTDISVLLNATFSPEEVEARITQLSSGEKNEYLTSHFVPLANYTFPSVYMNGCNHEFKSSWLKKYNWLVYSPSLDGVLWLHCALFSDNRRQKGTLVNRPFNKWTKISSELADHANNAYHSRGMSASKLFADCIIKPELTLPDEFDTTRRQRRVENRHILKMIIKAILFCSKQCIALQGDHEEMSGMGNPGNFLSLLSILSKHDELLQRHLQAPREKSAQYMSPQIQNELLSVLSKMILNDILKEIRKAKFFAIMADKATSHNDEQLSLCLRCVDEGKNIHEEFIEFVHMDNVSGHSIATATISDKTSSGTHKKVPTIDFSMYISILNSPPAPLPLPP, from the coding sequence ATGTATATTATGAAATTTCTCGtgattttgtattttattaaaaatgataaatttgtTACAGATATCAGTGTTCTTTTAAATGCTACGTTTAGTCCAGAAGAAGTAGAGGCACGAATTACACAACTTTCCAGTGGAGAAAAGAATGAATATTTGACCAGCCACTTTGTTCCTCTGGCCAACTACACATTTCCATCAGTATACATGAATGGGTGCAATCATGAATTTAAGTCATCCTGGCTGAAGAAGTACAACTGGCTGGTTTATAGCCCGAGCTTAGATGGTGTCTTATGGCTACACTGTGCCCTTTTTTCCGACAACAGAAGGCAGAAAGGGACCTTAGTGAACCGTCCATTCAACAAATGGACGAAGATCTCGTCAGAGTTAGCGGATCATGCCAATAATGCATACCACAGCAGGGGTATGAGTGCATCGAAGTTGTTTGCAGACTGCATTATTAAGCCCGAGTTGACACTACCTGATGAGTTTGACACAACCAGAAGGCAGCGTCGTGTTGAGAATAGACACATTctgaaaatgataataaaagccattttgttCTGCAGCAAGCAGTGTATAGCACTCCAAGGAGACCATGAAGAGATGTCAGGAATGGGAAATCCGGGAAACTTTCTGTCCCTGCTGTCCATACTTTCTAAGCATGATGAATTGTTGCAACGTCACTTGCAAGCTCCAAGGGAAAAATCCGCTCAGTACATGTCCCCACAAATTCAAAACGAGCTCCTTTCTGTGCTGAGCAAAATGATTTtgaatgacattttgaaggaGATACGGAAAGCAAAGTTTTTTGCTATCATGGCAGACAAAGCTACGTCGCACAATGATGAACAGCTGAGTCTCTGTCTCAGGTGCGTGGATGAGGGAAAAAACATTCACGAAGAATTCATTGAGTTTGTGCACATGGACAATGTCAGTGGTCATAGTATAGCTACAGCTACAATCAGTGACAAAACGTCTTCGGGCACTCACAAAAAAGTGCCTACGATTGACTTTTCAATGtatatttcaattttgaaCAGCCCCCCCGCCCCCCTGCCCCTCCCCCCTTAA
- the LOC141890017 gene encoding 52 kDa repressor of the inhibitor of the protein kinase-like: protein MVYSLEVIAHGLHQDKGYDHAQGNWASKTKQDATGLLASITSFDFILSFVTVNVMLSHLDGISKKLQSSSQDIFQAYEMVTEVTQVYRKLRHDVVVHFGRCYAQAVRVTEKIGTTPDMPRITKCQIHRSNTPAATPEEYYRLNLAIPFLDHISNEFEQQFTGLSAKCGKLIGLVPTVLMSEDVEPDFEEVLNTYTDDLPSPELFHHELFRWKLYLSDKFDDNLPSSIAETIKI, encoded by the coding sequence ATGGTGTACTCTTTGGAAGTGATAGCCCATGGCCTCCACCAGGATAAGGGCTATGATCACGCGCAGGGAAACTGGGCTTCCAAGACAAAGCAAGATGCAACTGGGCTGCTGGCTTCCATTACCAGCTTCGATTTCATTCTGTCCTTTGTGACCGTAAACGTCATGTTGTCGCATCTGGATGGCATCAGTAAAAAGCTGCAGAGTTCAAGCCAAGACATATTCCAAGCATATGAAATGGTAACAGAAGTCACTCAAGTTTATCGCAAGTTAAGACATGATGTTGTGGTACATTTCGGAAGGTGCTATGCGCAAGCTGTGCGAGTGACTGAGAAAATTGGAACGACGCCTGACATGCCACGTATTACAAAATGCCAAATTCATCGCTCAAACACACCAGCAGCTACACCGGAGGAGTACTATAGACTAAATTTGGCTATTCCATTCCTGGACCACATATCTAATGAATTTGAGCAGCAGTTTACAGGTTTGTCTGCCAAATGTGGGAAGCTGATCGGATTGGTACCAACTGTCCTGATGAGTGAGGATGTTGAACCTGACTTTGAGGAGGTGCTCAACACGTATACTGATGATCTCCCCTCTCCGGAGTTGTTCCACCATGAATTGTTCAGGTGGAAGCTGTACTTGAGCGACAAGTTTGATGACAATTTACCATCAAGTATTGCGGAAACTATCAAGATATAA